The proteins below come from a single Aphanothece sacrum FPU1 genomic window:
- the ribBA gene encoding bifunctional 3,4-dihydroxy-2-butanone-4-phosphate synthase/GTP cyclohydrolase II, which yields MDAIETPILEFDPIDAALADIKAGRAVVVVDDENRENEGDLICAAQFATPNMINFMAVEARGLICLAMMGERLDILHLPLMVTKNTDSNQTAFTVSIDASPHLGVTTGISAEDRARTIQVAINSNTQPDDLTRPGHIFPIRAKEGGVLKRAGHTEAAVDLVRLSGLYPAGVICEIQNSDGSMARLPQLFQYAKKHDLKLISIADLISYRLKHDRFVYRETVCQFPSQFGDFKIYAYRNVLDATEHVAVVKGDPKQFKDKPIMVRMHSECLTGDALGSMRCDCRMQLQSALKMIEAAGLGIVVYLRQEGRGIGLVNKLKAYSLQDMGLDTVEANERLGFPADLRDYGMGAQMLNDLGVKQIRLITNNPRKIAGLKGYGLEVVDRVPLLIDSNDYNSGYLATKAEKLGHLLLQTYLITIAIDWQAEVPSVKESYAKLEKLRHLSRSAGLLLQEEVRPVAVALFGQSSLIFHLGFEQRQMIAQNWYKNPKHPYLLAIASILDDLVTWPNLKRLEFLISSGDDPMLGLQVHLDRHIFPLSHQPSQCCLELQTQTIYSFTVEGY from the coding sequence GTGGACGCAATAGAAACCCCTATTCTTGAATTTGACCCTATTGATGCTGCCTTAGCTGATATTAAAGCAGGCCGCGCTGTAGTGGTTGTTGATGACGAAAATCGAGAAAATGAGGGAGATCTCATCTGTGCTGCTCAATTTGCCACCCCTAACATGATCAATTTTATGGCAGTGGAGGCACGAGGACTCATTTGTTTGGCCATGATGGGAGAAAGATTAGATATATTACATCTTCCCTTGATGGTGACAAAAAATACCGATAGTAACCAAACCGCTTTTACAGTTAGTATTGATGCTTCTCCCCATTTAGGAGTCACCACAGGCATTTCAGCCGAAGATCGGGCCCGTACTATCCAAGTGGCTATTAACTCTAATACCCAACCCGATGATTTAACTCGTCCGGGACATATTTTCCCTATTCGCGCTAAAGAAGGGGGAGTTCTCAAACGGGCCGGCCATACAGAAGCGGCCGTTGACTTAGTCAGGTTATCGGGACTCTATCCAGCAGGAGTTATCTGCGAAATTCAAAACTCTGATGGTTCCATGGCCCGACTGCCTCAATTATTCCAATACGCCAAAAAACATGATCTTAAACTAATTAGTATTGCTGATTTAATTAGTTATCGTCTTAAACATGATCGCTTTGTTTATCGGGAAACTGTCTGTCAATTTCCTAGTCAGTTTGGAGACTTTAAAATATACGCTTATCGTAATGTTTTAGATGCAACTGAACACGTAGCCGTTGTTAAAGGTGATCCCAAACAGTTTAAAGATAAACCTATCATGGTGCGAATGCACTCAGAGTGTTTAACAGGGGATGCCTTGGGATCAATGCGTTGTGACTGTCGAATGCAGTTACAAAGTGCCTTAAAAATGATTGAAGCCGCAGGATTAGGAATTGTAGTTTATCTACGACAGGAAGGCCGAGGTATTGGCTTAGTTAATAAGTTAAAAGCCTATTCTTTGCAGGATATGGGACTTGATACAGTAGAAGCAAATGAACGTTTAGGGTTTCCGGCTGATTTACGAGATTATGGCATGGGGGCCCAAATGTTGAACGATTTAGGGGTTAAGCAAATTCGCTTAATTACGAATAATCCCCGCAAAATCGCCGGATTAAAGGGTTATGGTTTAGAAGTGGTCGATCGGGTTCCTTTATTAATTGACTCTAATGATTATAATTCTGGTTATTTGGCTACTAAAGCCGAAAAATTAGGGCATTTGCTACTACAAACCTATTTAATTACTATCGCTATTGACTGGCAAGCTGAAGTCCCATCTGTAAAAGAAAGCTATGCTAAATTAGAGAAATTGCGTCATTTAAGCCGTTCTGCTGGATTATTATTACAAGAAGAGGTTAGACCGGTGGCAGTGGCTTTATTTGGTCAGTCTTCCTTGATATTTCACTTAGGTTTTGAACAGCGACAAATGATCGCACAAAATTGGTATAAGAACCCGAAACACCCTTATTTATTGGCGATCGCGTCTATTCTTGATGATCTCGTTACTTGGCCCAATTTAAAACGGTTAGAATTCCTTATTTCTTCGGGAGATGACCCCATGTTAGGGTTACAGGTACACTTAGATCGTCATATTTTTCCCTTAAGTCATCAACCTTCTCAATGCTGTCTTGAACTACAAACGCAAACTATTTATAGTTTCACCGTTGAAGGTTATTAG
- the pgl gene encoding 6-phosphogluconolactonase gives MHKFIEVLPDKTSLISRALSLTVEKIKSAIERRGQCTLALSGGSTPKPLYEALAEQSLPWEKIHIFWGDERYVAVDHPDSNQLMARQAWLDKISIPAANIHPMPTGAQNPAQDAQTHEMELTQFFKVKPGDFPAFDVILLGMGDDAHTASLFPQTDALKVNDRLITVGNKDGQPRLTFTLPLINQAHCVIFLVAGESKRPALAQVFAEVASETIYPSRSIQPQGELFWLFDQAAGAELKV, from the coding sequence ATGCACAAATTTATTGAAGTATTACCCGATAAAACCTCGCTGATTAGTAGAGCTTTATCTTTAACGGTCGAAAAAATTAAATCAGCGATTGAAAGGAGGGGACAGTGTACCCTCGCCCTCTCTGGTGGCAGCACCCCTAAACCTCTGTATGAAGCTTTAGCCGAACAATCTTTACCTTGGGAAAAAATTCATATTTTCTGGGGGGATGAGCGTTATGTGGCGGTTGATCATCCCGATAGTAACCAGCTTATGGCACGTCAAGCTTGGTTAGATAAAATTTCTATTCCCGCGGCCAATATTCACCCGATGCCAACAGGGGCGCAAAATCCAGCCCAAGATGCCCAAACCCACGAAATGGAACTAACTCAGTTTTTCAAGGTAAAACCCGGTGATTTTCCGGCTTTTGATGTGATTTTATTAGGCATGGGAGATGATGCTCATACGGCTTCCTTATTTCCTCAAACAGATGCGCTCAAGGTAAATGATCGTTTGATCACAGTAGGTAATAAAGATGGGCAACCTCGATTAACTTTTACCCTACCTTTAATTAATCAAGCTCATTGTGTCATTTTTTTAGTGGCTGGAGAAAGTAAACGGCCCGCTTTAGCTCAAGTTTTTGCTGAGGTGGCCTCGGAGACAATCTATCCCTCTCGTTCTATTCAACCTCAAGGTGAACTATTCTGGTTATTCGATCAAGCAGCCGGGGCAGAACTTAAAGTATAA
- the hpsJ-B gene encoding hormogonium polysaccharide biosynthesis protein HpsJ codes for MNTSAFTSLSLKLIGVIFILSSLLDYLTLAFPLNWQSPEWQIGLVTNIVDRGIVPLVGTGFVLLGYWIDARSDNPPQKPSGFDLRLPVYALSTLLGLLFLLMVPLHLNNLNQAKTTALQQIEQGAGQGAEQIKGFLSQVDTLSKNPQLLSQQIQQRTAVIETGQIQGRQLNAQQLDTLRQQRDQLKGLLDLSKNPAEYKKKTNELKKQLETQLLDRRKKAEDEAKTQTLKQSLRIGLSSLMLAIVYSAIGWIGFSSVMAGAKMRLPKAPKR; via the coding sequence ATGAATACTTCGGCTTTTACCTCTCTATCCCTGAAATTGATCGGGGTGATCTTTATTCTCTCGTCCTTACTCGATTATCTAACCCTAGCATTTCCTCTCAATTGGCAAAGTCCTGAGTGGCAAATTGGTTTAGTAACCAATATTGTAGACCGAGGCATTGTTCCCTTGGTGGGAACGGGGTTTGTTTTGTTAGGATATTGGATTGATGCTCGTAGTGATAATCCTCCCCAAAAACCGTCAGGATTTGACCTACGATTACCTGTTTATGCTTTATCTACCCTGTTAGGGCTTCTATTTTTATTGATGGTTCCTTTACACCTCAATAACTTGAATCAGGCTAAAACCACTGCCTTACAGCAGATTGAACAAGGGGCCGGACAAGGAGCCGAACAAATTAAAGGTTTTTTGAGTCAGGTGGACACTTTATCCAAAAATCCTCAGCTACTTAGTCAGCAAATTCAACAAAGAACTGCAGTGATTGAAACCGGTCAAATTCAGGGTAGACAACTCAACGCTCAACAGTTAGATACTCTTCGTCAACAGCGCGATCAATTAAAAGGATTGCTAGATCTGTCTAAAAATCCTGCGGAATATAAAAAGAAAACCAATGAGTTGAAAAAACAACTAGAAACTCAACTTCTTGATCGTCGTAAAAAAGCTGAGGACGAAGCAAAAACCCAGACCTTAAAACAGAGTTTACGCATTGGGTTAAGTAGTCTAATGCTGGCTATTGTCTATAGTGCTATCGGTTGGATTGGCTTTAGCTCAGTAATGGCAGGGGCAAAAATGCGCCTGCCTAAAGCCCCTAAACGCTAA
- a CDS encoding DUF502 domain-containing protein, whose translation MESLASVQRFKQDLKNDLIAGLLVVIPLATTIWLTITVANWVINLLTRIPKQVNPFDGLDPIISYCLNLLVGFAVPLLCILVIGLMARNFAGRWLLDLGERILQSIPLAGAVYKTLQQILETLFKDSKTKFRRVVLVEYPRQGVWSIGFVTGTLSSSLQSHLNQPMLSVFIPTTPNPTSGWYAIVSEDNVINVPISIEDAFKILISGGIVNPNPPLPVPLTKPYN comes from the coding sequence ATGGAGAGTTTGGCCTCTGTGCAACGCTTCAAGCAAGATCTAAAAAATGATTTGATTGCTGGGTTATTGGTGGTTATTCCCTTGGCAACCACCATCTGGCTGACTATTACTGTCGCTAACTGGGTAATCAATCTTCTGACACGAATTCCTAAGCAGGTTAACCCTTTTGATGGTCTTGATCCGATCATTAGCTACTGTCTTAATTTATTGGTGGGGTTCGCGGTTCCCTTATTATGTATTTTGGTCATTGGGTTGATGGCTCGCAATTTTGCGGGTAGATGGCTCTTAGATTTGGGGGAACGAATTTTACAGTCTATACCCTTAGCTGGGGCGGTTTACAAAACCTTACAACAAATTTTAGAAACCCTCTTTAAAGATTCTAAGACCAAGTTTCGTCGGGTAGTTCTGGTTGAATATCCCCGTCAAGGGGTTTGGAGTATTGGGTTTGTAACAGGAACCCTCAGTTCTTCTTTACAATCTCATCTTAATCAACCTATGCTCAGTGTATTTATTCCTACTACCCCTAATCCCACTTCAGGATGGTATGCTATTGTTTCAGAAGATAATGTGATTAATGTGCCAATTTCCATTGAGGATGCCTTTAAAATACTGATTTCTGGCGGTATTGTTAATCCTAATCCTCCTCTACCTGTTCCTTTAACAAAACCCTACAATTGA
- the nusB gene encoding transcription antitermination factor NusB: MPPRQQPRRTSRELALLSLSQIKGNDETLEQQDLDNLVLAAIRTLTSEVHDVLETAAAEVTRGNDQLFKYETRATTLESGKAMIKEAIDLTQKAINRLATALDLPETINLSGQYEVRQYALELIGAVHRRRIEIDQKLESVLVDWHLSRLPKIDQDILRIAVAEMLFLDVPQKVAINEAIELAKRYSDEEGYRFINGVLRRFTERLKTVNPS, encoded by the coding sequence ATGCCCCCTCGCCAGCAACCTCGCCGAACTTCTCGTGAATTAGCTTTATTGAGTTTAAGTCAAATTAAGGGAAATGATGAAACATTAGAACAGCAAGACTTAGATAATCTCGTTTTAGCCGCTATTCGTACCCTGACGAGTGAGGTACATGATGTTCTAGAAACCGCGGCCGCTGAAGTGACAAGGGGCAATGATCAGTTATTTAAGTATGAAACTAGGGCCACCACTCTCGAAAGTGGTAAAGCGATGATCAAAGAGGCTATAGATTTAACTCAAAAAGCCATTAATCGTTTGGCCACTGCCCTTGATTTACCTGAAACGATTAATCTATCAGGTCAATATGAAGTGCGGCAATATGCCCTAGAATTAATTGGGGCAGTTCACCGCCGACGCATAGAAATTGATCAAAAATTGGAATCCGTGTTGGTAGATTGGCATTTGAGTCGTTTACCGAAGATTGATCAAGATATTTTACGCATTGCGGTGGCTGAGATGTTATTTCTTGATGTTCCCCAGAAAGTAGCGATTAATGAGGCTATAGAATTAGCTAAGCGTTATTCTGATGAAGAAGGCTATCGTTTTATTAATGGGGTTTTACGACGGTTTACAGAACGGTTAAAGACTGTTAATCCCAGCTAA
- a CDS encoding glycosyltransferase family 8 protein, whose amino-acid sequence MNILFCFDQQYEQHFGVALTSLILNNSDTIINLYIITDIASKKLRKNLGELNINNKLNFFVFEVTKEQFANLKISSHISEAAYYRLMVGNILPDNVDKILYLDSDLVVLNSLTKLYDLDIEDYYIAAYGNQSNSYAKQLKLNNNLYFNSGVMLINLKKWREHNIGNQSLEFAKNNPEMIKNWDQDALNKIVDGNFLILGSEWNFLVDLGREKLYNEGQRTKNQTNLSFLSTLKNNVNIIHFVGSSKPWFIWINNEKKMVYWYYLKHSLWSLSKPQLILIQMGYLKKIIVRKIQEYLK is encoded by the coding sequence ATGAATATTTTATTTTGTTTTGATCAACAATACGAGCAACATTTTGGTGTCGCCCTAACTTCATTAATTTTAAATAATTCCGATACTATTATTAATCTCTATATAATAACTGATATTGCCTCAAAAAAATTACGTAAAAACTTAGGAGAACTAAACATAAATAATAAACTTAACTTCTTTGTTTTTGAAGTAACCAAAGAACAATTTGCTAACCTGAAAATTTCATCACATATTTCTGAAGCTGCTTATTATCGATTAATGGTTGGTAATATTTTACCGGACAATGTAGACAAAATCCTTTATCTAGATTCAGATCTAGTTGTTCTTAATTCTTTAACAAAACTTTATGATCTTGATATAGAAGACTATTATATCGCGGCTTATGGCAATCAATCCAACAGCTATGCTAAACAACTTAAACTTAACAATAATTTATATTTTAATTCGGGCGTTATGCTCATTAATTTGAAAAAATGGAGAGAACATAATATCGGCAATCAGTCTCTTGAATTTGCTAAAAATAACCCAGAAATGATAAAAAATTGGGATCAGGATGCTCTTAATAAAATTGTTGATGGTAATTTTTTGATACTTGGCAGTGAATGGAATTTTTTGGTAGATTTAGGTAGAGAAAAACTATATAATGAAGGCCAACGGACTAAGAATCAAACAAATCTATCTTTTTTATCAACCCTTAAGAATAACGTCAATATTATTCATTTTGTGGGTTCTTCAAAACCCTGGTTTATTTGGATTAATAATGAAAAAAAAATGGTTTATTGGTACTATCTTAAACATTCTCTTTGGTCATTATCTAAGCCTCAACTTATTTTAATTCAAATGGGATATCTAAAGAAAATTATTGTGAGAAAAATTCAAGAATATTTGAAGTAA
- a CDS encoding HAS-barrel domain-containing protein produces the protein MRLPLLKFATDSRSPNHIAEVIETATTQFLAQCLEPEELSFPVMPPFGSWVKSFDEESGNKIIGVVTYATTSPIDSVHRARALGLSLADLREQQPQIFAMLKTEFRTTIVGFEVPQNLVNGNGNNLGKVYQYLPPRPPQIHQGVYQCEPSEIIHFSEQVDFLRILLQVKDSPPEALIAATIREIYLLRKADRDWLVKVGRILSILLKDDYDRLQYILSQITL, from the coding sequence ATGCGTCTTCCCCTACTCAAATTTGCCACCGATAGTCGTTCTCCTAATCATATTGCTGAGGTTATCGAAACAGCGACGACTCAATTTTTAGCCCAGTGTCTTGAACCCGAAGAACTGAGTTTTCCAGTCATGCCCCCTTTTGGCAGTTGGGTAAAATCTTTTGATGAAGAATCAGGTAATAAAATTATAGGGGTTGTGACTTATGCGACAACCTCTCCCATTGATTCAGTACATCGGGCGAGGGCTTTGGGGTTATCTTTAGCGGATTTGCGCGAACAACAACCCCAAATTTTTGCTATGCTAAAAACGGAATTTCGTACCACAATTGTCGGTTTTGAAGTACCACAAAACCTAGTCAATGGTAATGGAAATAATTTAGGGAAAGTCTATCAATATTTACCCCCTCGTCCCCCCCAAATTCATCAAGGGGTTTATCAGTGTGAACCGTCAGAAATCATTCATTTTAGCGAACAAGTTGACTTTTTAAGAATTCTTTTACAAGTTAAAGACTCTCCACCTGAAGCCCTAATCGCTGCTACAATTAGGGAAATTTATTTATTAAGAAAAGCAGATCGAGATTGGTTAGTAAAAGTCGGCAGAATTCTAAGTATTCTGCTTAAAGACGATTATGATAGACTACAATATATTTTGAGTCAAATAACACTTTAA
- a CDS encoding NAD(P)H dehydrogenase subunit NdhS yields MLILPGTTVKVINSDDIYHRFEGLVQRVSDGKAAVLFEGGNWDKLITFQLSEIEAVDTTVGKKK; encoded by the coding sequence ATGCTAATTTTACCTGGTACAACTGTAAAAGTGATCAACTCTGATGATATTTATCATCGCTTTGAAGGATTAGTTCAGCGCGTCAGTGATGGCAAAGCCGCCGTATTATTTGAAGGAGGAAACTGGGATAAATTAATCACGTTTCAATTATCGGAAATTGAAGCAGTTGATACCACTGTAGGCAAGAAAAAATAA
- the hpsO gene encoding hormogonium polysaccharide biosynthesis glycosyltransferase HpsO: MKILVVSHTYIVPLNCEKFRILANLDPEIEVTIVVPKKWQPGGVQNKIIETKPRNEANFRIVPISNFSQNNQGLLTFGLDIISLLTQFKPQIIQVEQGVKSLAYAQLITLNNLLKLKAKNLFFTWWNLPYESKFPISLLESYNLNYTDGLVAGNQDGADILKDHGYTKAVEVMPQLGVDETLFSPSSQPELAQQLEIKTEDFVIGFVGRFVEEKGILTLLKAVSRLSNSSWKLLLLGRGELKETILSESQKMGIEHQILIIESVPHDEVPRYINLMNVLVLPSETSNKFKTLTAVGWKEQFGHVLIEAMACKVPVIGSNSGEIPHVIGASGLIFSEGDSFGLQQCLEQLIENPQLAQELAEKGYQRVQKKYTNQALAKQLLKFYQQLLEK, translated from the coding sequence ATGAAAATTTTAGTAGTTAGTCATACTTACATTGTTCCCCTAAATTGTGAGAAATTTAGAATTTTAGCTAACTTAGATCCTGAGATTGAAGTGACTATTGTTGTTCCTAAAAAATGGCAACCAGGAGGAGTACAAAATAAAATTATTGAAACTAAACCTCGAAATGAAGCTAATTTTAGAATCGTTCCTATCTCTAATTTTAGTCAAAATAACCAAGGACTATTGACATTTGGATTAGATATTATTAGCTTACTTACTCAATTTAAACCGCAAATAATTCAAGTCGAACAAGGTGTTAAATCTCTGGCTTATGCTCAGTTAATTACTCTCAATAATCTGTTAAAATTAAAGGCTAAAAATTTGTTTTTCACTTGGTGGAATCTACCCTATGAGTCTAAATTTCCTATTTCTTTGTTAGAATCTTATAATCTTAATTATACTGATGGCTTAGTGGCGGGGAATCAAGATGGGGCAGATATTTTAAAAGATCATGGATATACAAAAGCTGTTGAAGTAATGCCCCAATTAGGAGTAGATGAAACTTTATTTTCTCCTTCATCTCAACCAGAATTAGCTCAACAATTAGAAATTAAAACTGAAGATTTTGTTATTGGTTTTGTGGGTCGTTTTGTTGAAGAAAAAGGTATTTTAACTTTATTAAAAGCAGTTAGTCGTTTATCTAATTCATCCTGGAAACTATTATTATTAGGACGAGGAGAACTCAAAGAAACAATTCTTAGTGAATCCCAAAAAATGGGAATTGAACATCAAATATTAATTATTGAAAGTGTTCCCCATGATGAAGTACCTCGTTATATTAATTTAATGAATGTGTTAGTATTACCATCAGAAACAAGCAACAAATTTAAAACCTTAACTGCCGTAGGATGGAAGGAACAATTTGGTCATGTACTGATTGAAGCTATGGCTTGTAAAGTTCCGGTTATTGGTTCTAATTCTGGTGAAATTCCTCATGTTATTGGAGCATCAGGATTAATTTTTTCTGAAGGAGATTCTTTCGGTTTACAACAATGCTTAGAACAACTGATAGAAAATCCTCAATTAGCCCAAGAATTAGCAGAAAAAGGCTATCAAAGAGTGCAAAAAAAATATACTAATCAAGCTTTAGCTAAACAATTACTTAAGTTTTATCAACAACTTTTAGAAAAATAA
- the hpsN gene encoding hormogonium polysaccharide biosynthesis glycosyltransferase HpsN has translation MNYPAISLIIPTYRREETLKDTLEDVLKQDYPNFEVLVIDQTPTHEPAIQTYLEQLANTNKINWFRVNWASLPGARNYGVRRAKGDIMLFIDDDVQLPLGYLQTHGRIYQEFPEIGAVAGRVLDRMKLADSQKINNGDLPYTIDTLPPQAMDPGIAWYYIDLVHTTKAQEVISTRGCNMSFRQEIFTKYNIWFDEKFRGSAVREESDFCLRLRQTGYKIWYEPEAYLVHLGEETGGCHDISTKSFQYQVTFYHNHFLMALKNLTLNQQLRLYSKLFDCHVLGNPPCNKSGSPIKIMVRGFFYSLGFIDALKTLVKSRNNDTQIYSQQDEKYTTYFE, from the coding sequence ATGAATTACCCAGCCATTTCTTTAATCATTCCCACTTACCGACGTGAAGAAACCCTCAAAGATACTCTTGAAGATGTCCTGAAACAAGATTATCCCAATTTTGAGGTTCTGGTTATTGATCAAACTCCGACTCATGAACCTGCTATTCAAACTTATTTAGAACAACTGGCCAATACCAATAAAATTAATTGGTTTCGAGTTAATTGGGCTAGTTTACCTGGAGCGAGAAATTATGGTGTGCGCAGAGCCAAAGGAGATATTATGTTATTTATTGATGATGATGTTCAATTACCATTAGGATATTTACAAACTCATGGTAGAATTTATCAAGAATTTCCTGAAATTGGGGCTGTTGCTGGACGGGTATTAGATCGTATGAAATTAGCTGATTCTCAAAAGATTAATAATGGCGATCTTCCTTATACTATAGACACTTTACCTCCTCAAGCAATGGACCCTGGAATTGCTTGGTATTATATTGATTTAGTTCATACTACAAAAGCACAAGAAGTCATTTCTACGCGAGGTTGTAATATGTCGTTTCGTCAAGAAATTTTTACTAAATATAATATTTGGTTTGATGAAAAATTTCGGGGAAGTGCTGTCCGAGAAGAGTCGGATTTTTGTCTACGATTACGACAAACTGGCTATAAAATTTGGTATGAACCGGAAGCTTATTTAGTTCATTTAGGAGAAGAAACAGGGGGCTGTCATGATATCAGCACTAAATCATTTCAATATCAAGTAACTTTTTATCATAATCACTTTCTTATGGCTTTAAAAAATTTAACCCTAAATCAACAATTACGTCTCTATAGTAAACTGTTTGATTGTCATGTTTTAGGTAATCCCCCTTGTAATAAAAGTGGTTCACCTATTAAAATTATGGTTAGAGGTTTTTTTTATAGTTTAGGTTTTATAGATGCTCTGAAAACTTTAGTAAAATCTAGAAATAATGATACTCAAATTTATAGCCAACAAGATGAAAAATATACGACTTATTTTGAGTAA
- the hpsL gene encoding hormogonium polysaccharide biosynthesis protein HpsL → MLRTKRKKKASKNQAESSSVDIKQKLAEKRQAKEARQKLISLIAFSLFFGIIVGVPGILIAGIKVGLGIIIGIPILVISYNYPRLALWSFLIYMPFSGTATYWIGGGNSLFQVSKDIFYLPALVALVQECRRKRKPIIIPKNIVPSLILLLVAALLTLFLVNGMQQFIIECNDPNFQKFLVNANGDYVLNAQGVVIKNACKSGIPFLQGILGLKVLMGYIPLIFCAYYLVEDKKQLLTLGRLLVTLAIICCILGLAQYWMLKTGRCKGTDHLSGLELFKPRLDAKCLVGGALLYSPSQGQIRLPGTFVSPWHWSWFLIGNAATCFATTFSETSFFWRMGGLVGIALVFLNAVVCGQRLALAAVPGIIFLLLILTGQIANLKKFLPILIGLSVVLLIGFSFVNPDFFQERIDSLVGRWNTSPPTVFIQEQFNFSLKNLKGTLSILFGNGLGTATNSTRIFGDISLVETYHPKLLFEIGFFGLAAFMIFITHLTFLAFKSYRSLKDKSLRSFASSFWVFMLIIAYFPYWYPLDTDPVALYYWMFAGIIFKLPIIDQQEQAKLKAEKESAQGNKKTVIRGQQKHSIS, encoded by the coding sequence ATGTTACGAACCAAAAGGAAAAAAAAAGCTTCTAAAAATCAAGCAGAATCTTCATCGGTTGATATTAAGCAAAAATTAGCTGAGAAACGACAGGCTAAAGAAGCTCGTCAAAAACTCATAAGTCTTATTGCATTTTCTCTATTTTTTGGAATTATTGTAGGTGTACCTGGTATCCTAATTGCTGGAATTAAAGTTGGACTTGGAATTATTATAGGAATACCAATTTTAGTTATTTCTTATAATTATCCTCGATTAGCTTTATGGAGTTTTCTAATTTATATGCCTTTTAGTGGAACTGCTACTTATTGGATTGGAGGCGGAAATTCTTTATTCCAAGTCTCTAAAGATATCTTTTATCTTCCTGCTTTAGTTGCACTTGTACAAGAGTGTCGCCGTAAAAGGAAGCCAATTATTATACCCAAAAATATAGTTCCTAGCTTGATTTTACTTTTAGTAGCTGCCCTATTAACCCTTTTCTTAGTCAATGGGATGCAGCAATTTATCATCGAATGTAATGATCCAAATTTTCAGAAATTTCTAGTAAATGCCAATGGAGACTATGTTCTTAATGCCCAAGGAGTAGTCATTAAGAATGCTTGTAAATCTGGGATTCCTTTTTTACAAGGTATATTAGGTTTAAAGGTTTTAATGGGCTATATACCTCTAATTTTTTGTGCTTATTATTTAGTAGAAGATAAGAAACAATTACTAACATTAGGAAGGTTATTAGTTACCCTAGCAATTATCTGTTGTATCCTGGGCTTAGCCCAGTATTGGATGTTGAAAACAGGACGTTGCAAAGGAACAGATCATTTGAGTGGATTGGAGTTATTTAAACCTCGTTTAGATGCAAAGTGTTTAGTTGGAGGCGCACTTCTGTATAGTCCCAGTCAAGGACAAATTCGATTACCTGGAACTTTTGTGTCACCTTGGCACTGGTCATGGTTTTTAATCGGAAATGCGGCTACTTGCTTTGCAACTACTTTTAGTGAGACTTCATTTTTCTGGCGAATGGGAGGATTAGTCGGTATAGCTTTAGTATTTCTCAATGCGGTTGTTTGTGGTCAGCGATTGGCTTTAGCTGCCGTTCCCGGAATTATTTTTCTCTTGCTAATATTAACCGGACAAATTGCTAATTTGAAGAAGTTTCTTCCTATTCTAATTGGTTTATCTGTTGTATTATTGATCGGATTTTCATTTGTTAATCCAGATTTTTTTCAAGAAAGAATTGATAGTTTAGTTGGTCGTTGGAATACGTCTCCTCCTACTGTTTTTATTCAAGAACAATTTAATTTTTCCCTAAAAAATCTTAAAGGAACTCTAAGTATTTTATTCGGTAATGGATTAGGGACTGCTACTAATTCTACTCGTATATTTGGAGATATTTCTCTGGTAGAAACCTATCACCCAAAACTCTTATTTGAAATTGGTTTTTTCGGATTAGCTGCTTTCATGATTTTCATTACTCATTTGACCTTTCTTGCTTTTAAATCTTATCGTTCTTTGAAAGATAAAAGCTTAAGGAGTTTTGCTTCTAGTTTTTGGGTATTTATGTTAATTATTGCTTATTTCCCCTATTGGTATCCTCTCGATACTGATCCGGTAGCTCTGTATTATTGGATGTTTGCTGGTATAATCTTCAAACTACCGATAATTGATCAACAAGAACAAGCTAAATTAAAAGCAGAAAAAGAATCAGCACAAGGTAACAAAAAAACTGTTATTCGTGGTCAACAAAAGCATTCTATATCGTAA